One window from the genome of Thermaerobacter marianensis DSM 12885 encodes:
- a CDS encoding indole-3-glycerol phosphate synthase TrpC, giving the protein MTGRGQAPRRDGAAGLPAGPVRPGAAGGPVRPAPGGLRPEAGRLAAIVASVQRRLAERQARRPEAALERAVEQVLRHQPRRSLTAVLAGGRHRPVPAVIAEIKRASPAAGRLAGAGRGGFDPVEQARAYQAGGAAALSVVTEPDHFHGDVADLERVRPLGLPVLQKDFVVSRYQLLESVLAGADAVLLIARIVPPRELARLVRAAEELGLEPFVEVNDRRDVEAAVAAGARLIGVNHRDLDTFAIDPDRFAALVPLLPDAVVRVAASGITTPQRARDLHALGADAVLVGEALMRSGDPAGWLRQLAGAPGGGGA; this is encoded by the coding sequence ATGACGGGCCGGGGTCAGGCGCCTCGGCGGGACGGGGCGGCGGGGCTTCCGGCCGGTCCGGTGCGGCCCGGAGCGGCCGGGGGGCCGGTTCGTCCGGCGCCGGGTGGTCTGCGGCCGGAGGCCGGGCGGCTGGCGGCCATTGTCGCCAGCGTCCAGCGGCGGCTGGCGGAGCGCCAGGCCCGGCGGCCGGAGGCGGCCCTGGAACGGGCGGTGGAGCAGGTCCTCCGGCACCAGCCGCGGCGGAGCTTGACGGCGGTGCTTGCGGGCGGCCGGCACCGGCCCGTCCCGGCGGTCATCGCCGAGATCAAGCGGGCCTCGCCGGCGGCGGGGCGGCTGGCCGGGGCCGGGCGGGGCGGGTTCGACCCGGTGGAACAGGCCCGGGCGTATCAGGCCGGCGGGGCGGCGGCCCTGAGCGTGGTCACCGAGCCCGACCACTTCCACGGCGACGTGGCGGACCTGGAGCGGGTGCGGCCCCTGGGCCTGCCGGTGTTGCAGAAGGACTTTGTGGTCAGCCGGTACCAGCTCCTCGAGTCCGTGCTGGCGGGGGCCGACGCGGTGCTGCTCATCGCCCGCATCGTGCCGCCCCGGGAGCTGGCCCGCCTGGTGCGGGCGGCCGAGGAGCTGGGTCTTGAGCCCTTCGTCGAGGTCAACGACCGCCGGGATGTGGAGGCGGCCGTGGCGGCGGGGGCGCGGCTCATCGGGGTCAACCACCGGGACCTGGATACCTTCGCCATCGACCCGGACCGGTTCGCGGCCCTGGTGCCCCTGCTGCCGGACGCGGTGGTGCGGGTGGCGGCCAGCGGCATCACCACCCCCCAGCGGGCCCGGGATCTCCACGCCCTGGGGGCTGACGCGGTGCTGGTGGGGGAGGCGCTCATGCGGAGCGGCGACCCCGCCGGGTGGCTGCGGCAGCTGGCGGGCGCGCCGGGGGGTGGCGGCGCGTGA
- the trpD gene encoding anthranilate phosphoribosyltransferase, with amino-acid sequence MNANLPAAGPSGPATQPEPGPTGQPGTNALQAALVKVLSGCDLTAAEAEAAMDVIMSGAATPAQVAGYLVALRMKGETPAEIAGSARAMRRHATPVRTRRQGVVDTCGTGGDGRHTFNISTLAAVVVAALGVPVAKHGNRSVSSRCGSADVLEALGVNLDLEPDALGRCLDEVGIAFLFAPRLHGAMRHAAGPRRELGVRTIFNLLGPLTNPAGAQYQLLGVYAADLVEPVARVLVDLGVERALVVHGAPGLDEMSVCGPTRVARVDGGDVTVMEVEPADAGLPVYPLEAIVGGDPARNAAIARQVLEGRPGAYRDAVLLNAAGALVAAGRAADLREGVAEAARAIDSGAAAAKLEEWVRFTRALAPRTAGEVAG; translated from the coding sequence ATGAACGCCAATCTGCCGGCCGCCGGCCCATCGGGCCCGGCGACCCAACCGGAGCCGGGCCCGACCGGCCAGCCGGGTACCAACGCGCTGCAGGCGGCGCTGGTGAAGGTCCTGTCGGGCTGCGACCTGACGGCCGCCGAGGCGGAAGCGGCGATGGACGTCATCATGTCGGGGGCGGCCACCCCCGCCCAGGTGGCGGGCTACCTGGTCGCCCTGCGGATGAAGGGCGAGACGCCGGCCGAGATCGCCGGGTCCGCCCGCGCCATGCGGCGGCATGCCACGCCCGTCCGGACCCGCCGGCAGGGGGTCGTGGACACCTGTGGCACCGGGGGCGACGGGCGACACACCTTCAACATCTCCACCCTGGCCGCCGTCGTGGTCGCGGCGCTGGGGGTGCCGGTGGCCAAGCACGGCAACCGCTCCGTCTCCAGCCGCTGCGGCAGCGCCGACGTGCTGGAGGCCCTGGGCGTGAACCTGGACCTGGAACCCGACGCCCTGGGCCGGTGCCTGGACGAGGTGGGCATCGCCTTCCTCTTCGCGCCCCGCCTGCACGGGGCCATGCGCCATGCCGCCGGGCCGCGGCGGGAGCTGGGGGTGCGGACGATCTTCAACCTGCTGGGCCCCCTGACGAACCCGGCCGGTGCCCAGTACCAGCTGCTGGGCGTCTACGCCGCCGATCTGGTGGAGCCGGTGGCCCGGGTGCTGGTCGACCTGGGGGTCGAGCGGGCCCTGGTGGTCCACGGGGCGCCGGGCCTGGACGAGATGTCCGTCTGCGGGCCGACGCGGGTGGCCCGGGTGGACGGCGGCGACGTGACGGTCATGGAGGTCGAACCCGCCGACGCCGGCCTGCCGGTGTACCCCTTGGAGGCCATCGTCGGCGGCGACCCCGCCCGCAACGCGGCCATCGCCCGCCAGGTCCTGGAGGGCCGCCCCGGCGCCTACCGGGATGCGGTGCTGCTCAACGCCGCCGGTGCGCTGGTGGCGGCGGGCCGGGCGGCCGACCTGCGGGAAGGGGTGGCGGAGGCGGCCCGGGCCATCGACAGCGGGGCAGCGGCGGCCAAGCTGGAGGAATGGGTCCGCTTCACCCGCGCCCTGGCGCCCCGGACCGCCGGGGAGGTGGCGGGATGA
- a CDS encoding anthranilate synthase component II, with amino-acid sequence MSLRVLVIDNYDSFTYNLVQLLAELGAEVEVFRNDAIDAAGVEERDPDGVVLSPGPCTPAEAGCSVDVVRQLDPRRPLLGVCLGHQAIAAALGARVVRGPEPVHGMAWPIYHDGTGLLAGLPSPLEAGRYHSLVVEPGSLPPDLQVCAWTEDGLIMGLRHRHRPVYGLQFHPESVLTPQGRHILARFLAIARKMREVRRGHGATDATAVAEASEVVEQAEAATDGRVLPHGLRRGLE; translated from the coding sequence ATGAGCCTGCGGGTGCTGGTCATCGACAACTACGACTCCTTCACCTACAACCTGGTCCAGCTTCTGGCCGAGCTGGGGGCGGAGGTGGAAGTTTTCCGCAACGACGCCATCGACGCGGCGGGGGTCGAGGAACGGGACCCCGACGGGGTGGTCCTCTCGCCCGGCCCCTGTACCCCGGCGGAGGCGGGCTGCTCCGTCGACGTGGTCCGGCAGCTGGATCCCCGCCGTCCCCTGCTGGGGGTCTGCCTGGGACACCAGGCCATCGCCGCCGCCCTGGGGGCCCGGGTGGTGCGGGGACCGGAGCCCGTCCACGGCATGGCCTGGCCCATCTACCACGACGGCACCGGCCTGCTGGCGGGGCTGCCGTCGCCCTTGGAGGCCGGCCGTTACCACTCCCTGGTGGTGGAACCGGGCTCCCTGCCGCCCGATCTCCAGGTCTGCGCCTGGACGGAGGACGGCCTGATCATGGGCTTGCGCCACCGCCATCGCCCGGTGTACGGGCTGCAGTTCCACCCGGAATCGGTGCTGACGCCCCAGGGGCGGCACATCCTGGCCCGGTTCCTCGCCATCGCCCGGAAGATGCGGGAGGTTCGGCGGGGCCATGGGGCAACGGACGCGACTGCGGTGGCTGAGGCCAGCGAGGTGGTCGAGCAGGCTGAGGCCGCAACGGACGGCCGGGTGCTTCCGCATGGGTTGAGGAGGGGTCTTGAATGA
- a CDS encoding anthranilate synthase component I family protein yields MDDATGALVLELALDQETPVTLFRRLAGDGPGFILESLGGGERSGRYSYVGVMPLRELVCTGSGSAIYHRDEPGGAVVDVTPGPADPFEALRQFVPRRPVPAGLRFAGGAVGYVGYDAVRFLERLPARPPADPLLPVARFMECALLAVLDHVTHRLRLIAPLLPVAAREGNGAEGGPRTDSADGAGGQATRAALRRLETALGRLAEPLPPRPPIFLDGAGTAAPAGGGRGGLLAALRSNVDRETFLAAVRQAQGYIRAGDAFQVVLSRRFEFPWPGALAEPEVPSDLDLYRALRVVSPSPYMFFLRFDRDTTLLGASPELLVRVEGRRALTRPLAGTRRRGATDDEDQALERELLADPKERAEHTMLVDLGRNDLGRVCRPGTVRVQRLMYVERYSHVMHLASDVTGELADGRDAVDALAACFPAGTLTGAPKVRAMEIIDELEPVARGPYGGAVGYLGYNGDLDMCIAIRTLVLHRGRGFLQVGAGVVAGSRPEAEWEETEAKARSGLRALALALGGLGRRGGPGGEGTAAGGGSGIAMPAVSTASGASDAGGRAGSSPVVAGSGDREVSA; encoded by the coding sequence ATGGACGACGCCACCGGCGCCCTGGTTCTCGAACTGGCCCTGGACCAGGAGACCCCCGTCACCCTGTTCCGGCGGCTGGCCGGTGACGGACCCGGCTTCATCCTGGAGAGCCTCGGCGGGGGCGAGCGGTCGGGCCGTTATTCCTACGTGGGTGTCATGCCCCTGCGGGAACTGGTCTGCACCGGTTCAGGGTCGGCCATCTACCACCGGGACGAACCCGGCGGTGCCGTGGTGGATGTCACGCCCGGGCCGGCCGACCCCTTCGAGGCGCTGCGCCAGTTCGTCCCCCGCCGCCCCGTCCCGGCCGGGCTCCGGTTCGCCGGAGGGGCGGTGGGCTATGTGGGGTACGATGCCGTCCGTTTCCTGGAGCGGTTGCCGGCCCGCCCGCCGGCGGACCCCCTGCTGCCCGTCGCCCGGTTCATGGAATGCGCCTTGCTGGCGGTGCTCGACCACGTCACCCACCGGCTACGGCTCATCGCCCCGCTCCTGCCGGTGGCCGCCCGGGAGGGCAACGGGGCGGAGGGTGGACCACGGACCGATTCGGCGGATGGTGCGGGCGGCCAGGCCACCCGGGCCGCCCTCCGGCGGCTGGAGACGGCCCTGGGCCGCCTGGCGGAGCCCCTGCCCCCGCGGCCACCGATCTTCCTGGACGGGGCCGGCACGGCGGCGCCGGCGGGCGGCGGGCGTGGCGGTTTGCTTGCCGCCCTGCGGAGCAACGTGGACCGCGAGACCTTCCTGGCTGCCGTGCGGCAGGCCCAGGGCTACATCCGGGCGGGCGACGCCTTCCAGGTGGTGCTGTCCCGGCGGTTCGAGTTCCCGTGGCCCGGGGCCCTGGCCGAGCCGGAGGTTCCCTCGGACCTCGACCTCTACCGCGCCCTGCGGGTGGTGTCGCCCTCGCCCTACATGTTCTTCCTCCGCTTCGACCGGGACACCACGCTGCTGGGGGCATCGCCGGAGCTGCTGGTGCGGGTGGAGGGGCGGCGGGCCCTGACCCGGCCCCTGGCCGGCACCCGCCGCCGGGGCGCCACCGACGACGAGGACCAGGCCCTGGAGCGGGAGCTCTTGGCCGACCCCAAGGAGCGGGCCGAGCACACCATGCTGGTCGACCTGGGCCGCAACGACCTGGGCCGGGTCTGCCGGCCGGGCACGGTGCGGGTCCAGCGGCTGATGTACGTGGAGCGCTACTCCCACGTGATGCACCTGGCCTCCGACGTAACGGGCGAGCTGGCCGACGGCCGCGACGCGGTGGACGCCCTGGCCGCCTGCTTCCCCGCGGGGACCCTGACGGGCGCCCCCAAGGTGCGGGCCATGGAGATCATCGACGAGCTGGAGCCCGTGGCCCGCGGGCCCTACGGCGGCGCCGTGGGGTACCTGGGCTACAACGGCGACCTGGACATGTGCATCGCCATCCGGACCCTGGTGCTCCATCGGGGCCGGGGTTTCCTGCAGGTGGGCGCCGGGGTGGTGGCCGGATCCCGGCCCGAGGCGGAGTGGGAGGAGACGGAAGCCAAGGCCCGGTCGGGGCTCCGTGCCCTGGCCCTGGCCCTGGGCGGTCTCGGTCGCAGGGGCGGCCCGGGAGGCGAAGGGACCGCGGCCGGCGGGGGCAGCGGGATCGCCATGCCGGCCGTCAGCACCGCCAGCGGGGCGAGTGACGCCGGCGGCCGGGCCGGTTCGTCCCCGGTGGTGGCCGGGAGCGGCGACAGGGAGGTCTCGGCATGA
- a CDS encoding S1C family serine protease, whose product MDRDDLILPQDAPRRPQGDGDGEGGTGGQPVQGAPSRSTVATGDDGQWVVYEPGPARDAGPTGESAWTGNPGSASGPYRGPARHGWWSRLATALLGGLLGAGLMLYAVTAGPLASALPGGAGRSGDAGPGTTGPAGSTAPPPSIPTGQGVDFTQVYRRVAPAVVQVVRTARGVSPWLGVVEEESSGSGVVIDQQGHVVTNYHVVEGADRLIIVLDDGTQVEARLLAQDPSHDLALLQADLPADKVQPARLGDSDTVQVGEPVMAVGYPFGLPKTATTGVISGLHRNNLQAPNGRIIREVIQTDAPINPGNSGGALVNARGEVIGINTAILSNVDSRPGSIGIGFAVPINILKREMDLFLAGGTVQHPWLGIGGIAVDADSYRQRGLAVDRGIQVVEVVPGGPADRAGLQPARQQRVAGQVVPVGGDVIVAVDGQPVRDVPELVAYLDQRRVGDRVTLQVNRDGRELQVPVVLGAFPDDLRGE is encoded by the coding sequence ATGGATCGAGACGACCTGATCCTTCCGCAGGACGCCCCGCGGCGCCCGCAGGGTGACGGCGATGGGGAAGGTGGAACCGGCGGACAGCCCGTGCAGGGCGCGCCCTCCCGGAGCACCGTTGCCACCGGGGACGACGGGCAGTGGGTCGTCTACGAGCCCGGCCCGGCCAGGGACGCCGGCCCCACCGGCGAGTCCGCTTGGACCGGCAACCCCGGTTCCGCCAGCGGGCCGTACCGTGGTCCGGCGCGCCACGGCTGGTGGTCGCGCCTGGCCACGGCCTTGCTGGGCGGCCTGCTGGGCGCCGGCCTGATGCTCTACGCCGTGACCGCGGGCCCCCTGGCCTCGGCCCTTCCCGGCGGTGCGGGCCGCTCCGGCGACGCCGGCCCGGGCACCACGGGCCCGGCGGGTTCCACGGCGCCCCCGCCGTCCATCCCCACCGGTCAGGGCGTGGACTTCACCCAAGTGTACCGGCGGGTGGCGCCCGCCGTGGTGCAGGTGGTGCGGACCGCCCGCGGCGTCAGCCCCTGGCTGGGCGTGGTGGAAGAGGAGAGCTCCGGCTCGGGCGTGGTCATCGACCAGCAGGGGCACGTGGTGACCAACTACCACGTGGTGGAAGGCGCCGACCGGCTCATCATCGTCCTGGATGACGGCACCCAGGTGGAGGCCCGGCTGTTGGCCCAGGACCCCAGCCATGACCTGGCCCTGCTGCAGGCCGACCTGCCGGCGGACAAGGTCCAGCCCGCCCGCCTGGGCGACTCAGACACCGTGCAGGTGGGCGAGCCCGTCATGGCGGTGGGGTATCCCTTCGGGCTGCCCAAGACGGCCACCACGGGTGTCATCAGCGGCCTGCACCGCAACAACCTGCAGGCGCCCAACGGCCGGATCATCCGCGAGGTGATCCAGACCGACGCGCCCATCAACCCCGGCAACTCGGGCGGCGCGCTGGTCAACGCCCGCGGGGAGGTCATCGGCATCAACACCGCCATCCTGTCCAACGTCGACTCGCGGCCCGGCTCCATCGGCATCGGCTTCGCCGTGCCCATCAACATTCTGAAGCGGGAGATGGACCTGTTCCTGGCCGGCGGGACGGTCCAGCACCCGTGGCTGGGCATCGGCGGGATCGCCGTGGACGCGGACAGCTACCGGCAGCGCGGCCTGGCGGTCGACCGCGGCATCCAGGTCGTGGAAGTCGTCCCCGGCGGCCCTGCGGACCGGGCGGGCCTGCAACCGGCCCGGCAGCAGCGGGTCGCCGGGCAGGTGGTGCCCGTGGGCGGCGACGTCATCGTGGCGGTGGACGGCCAGCCCGTCCGGGACGTGCCGGAGCTGGTGGCCTACCTGGACCAGCGGCGGGTGGGCGACCGGGTCACCCTGCAGGTCAACCGGGACGGCCGCGAGCTGCAGGTCCCCGTGGTGCTCGGCGCCTTTCCCGACGACCTGAGGGGCGAGTAA